A window from Streptomyces subrutilus encodes these proteins:
- a CDS encoding HpcH/HpaI aldolase/citrate lyase family protein — protein MRHFGHISSTARKDLFHQEPVEFTGASSARILAAALGATLYSPATRPHLAADIRKQAGRGVVSMVLCLEDSISDADVAGAEDNLVRQFTELDADADADDADDTELPLLFVRVRTAEQIPDLVRRLGRASRRLAGFVLPKFDEHRGAAFLDAVAAAEALSAGPRLYAMPVLETPELLHLETRVEALAGISRTVNAHRDRVLALRLGVTDFCSAYGLRRTPDMTAYDVQIVAGVIADVVNVLSRADGTGFTVTGPVWEYFRSQQRLFKPQLRRSPFLEEGVEELRTALIEHDLDGLLREIELDRANGLLGKTCIHPAHVTPVHALSVVSHEEFSDAQDILRPESGGGGVMRSVYTNKMNEVKPHRAWAERTMLRAEVFGVAREEVGFVDLLTAGLHV, from the coding sequence ATGCGTCACTTTGGACACATATCGTCCACCGCCCGTAAGGACCTCTTCCACCAGGAACCGGTCGAGTTCACCGGCGCCTCCTCGGCCCGCATCCTCGCCGCGGCCCTGGGGGCCACGCTCTACAGCCCGGCCACCCGGCCCCACCTCGCCGCCGACATCCGCAAGCAGGCGGGCCGCGGGGTCGTCTCCATGGTCCTCTGCCTGGAGGATTCCATCAGCGACGCAGACGTGGCCGGAGCCGAGGACAACCTCGTCCGGCAGTTCACCGAGCTCGACGCCGACGCCGATGCCGACGACGCCGACGACACGGAGCTCCCGCTCCTGTTCGTCCGCGTCCGCACGGCCGAGCAGATACCCGACCTCGTGCGCCGCCTGGGCCGCGCCTCCCGGCGACTGGCCGGATTCGTACTACCCAAATTCGACGAGCACCGCGGCGCGGCCTTCCTCGACGCCGTGGCCGCCGCCGAGGCCCTGAGCGCCGGACCCCGCCTGTATGCCATGCCCGTCCTGGAGACCCCCGAGCTCCTGCACCTCGAAACCCGCGTCGAAGCCCTCGCCGGCATCTCCCGGACCGTCAACGCCCACCGCGACCGGGTGCTGGCCCTGCGCCTGGGCGTCACCGACTTCTGCTCGGCCTACGGCCTGCGGCGCACCCCCGACATGACCGCCTACGACGTCCAGATCGTGGCCGGGGTGATCGCGGACGTCGTCAACGTCCTCAGCCGCGCCGACGGCACCGGATTCACGGTCACCGGCCCGGTCTGGGAGTACTTCCGCAGCCAGCAGCGCCTCTTCAAGCCCCAGCTGCGCCGCAGCCCCTTCCTGGAGGAGGGCGTCGAAGAGCTGCGCACCGCCCTGATCGAGCACGACCTCGACGGACTGCTGCGCGAGATCGAGCTCGACCGGGCCAACGGCCTGCTCGGCAAGACCTGCATCCACCCCGCCCACGTCACGCCCGTGCACGCACTGTCCGTGGTCTCGCACGAGGAGTTCAGCGACGCCCAGGACATCCTGCGGCCCGAGAGCGGCGGCGGCGGAGTGATGCGTTCCGTCTACACGAACAAGATGAACGAGGTGAAGCCCCACCGGGCCTGGGCGGAGCGCACCATGCTGCGCGCCGAGGTCTTCGGTGTGGCCAGGGAGGAGGTCGGCTTCGTCGACCTGCTCACTGCCGGTCTCCACGTATGA
- a CDS encoding TerD family protein — translation MGVTLAKGGNVSLSKAAPNLTRVLVGLGWDARSTTGADFDLDASALLCNSGRVLGDEYFVFYNNLKSPDGSVEHTGDNLTGEGDGDDESIIIDLSKVPAQVDKIVFPVSIHEAEARRQSFGQVSNAFIRVVNQADGQELARYDLSEDASNETAMIFGEVYRYGGEWKFRAVGQGYASGLRGIALDFGVNVS, via the coding sequence ATGGGCGTCACACTCGCCAAGGGGGGCAATGTCTCCCTCTCCAAGGCCGCACCGAACCTCACCCGCGTTCTGGTCGGTCTCGGTTGGGACGCGCGCTCGACCACGGGAGCGGACTTCGACCTCGACGCCAGTGCGCTGCTGTGCAACAGCGGCCGGGTGCTGGGCGACGAGTACTTCGTCTTCTACAACAACCTGAAGAGCCCCGACGGATCCGTCGAACACACGGGGGACAACCTCACCGGGGAGGGCGACGGCGACGACGAGTCGATCATCATCGACCTCTCCAAGGTGCCCGCCCAGGTGGACAAGATCGTCTTCCCGGTCTCCATCCACGAGGCGGAGGCCCGCCGGCAGAGCTTCGGCCAGGTCAGCAATGCCTTCATCCGGGTGGTCAACCAGGCCGACGGCCAGGAGCTCGCCCGCTACGACCTCTCCGAGGACGCCTCCAACGAGACCGCGATGATCTTCGGCGAGGTCTACCGCTACGGGGGCGAATGGAAGTTCAGGGCGGTGGGGCAGGGGTACGCGTCGGGCCTGCGGGGCATCGCTCTAGACTTCGGGGTCAACGTTTCGTAA
- a CDS encoding DUF475 domain-containing protein produces the protein MVLKTFGWSFAITALGLVAAVFYGGWQAFGVVAILSVLEISLSFDNAVVNAGILKKMSAFWQKIFLTIGVLIAVFGMRLVFPVVIVAISAKIGPIEAVDLAVSDKEMYQQLVTDAHPSIAAFGGMFLLMIFLDFIFEDRDIKWLAWLERPLAKLGKVDMLSACIALIVLVITSMTFAANAHQHGGMHVDKGQTVLISGVLGLITYMVVGGLSGYFENKLEEEEEAEQEAEEEAKKTGKPVSAAVMAGKAAFFMFLYLEVLDASFSFDGVIGAFAITNDIVLMALGLGIGAMYVRSLTVYLVRQGTLDDYVYLEHGAHYAIGALAVILLVTIQYEINEVITGLVGVVLIGWSFWSSVRRNKRLELEGSTAEA, from the coding sequence GTGGTTCTCAAAACCTTCGGCTGGTCGTTCGCAATCACTGCGCTCGGTCTGGTCGCAGCGGTGTTCTACGGGGGGTGGCAGGCGTTCGGGGTCGTTGCGATCCTGTCGGTCCTGGAGATCTCGCTGTCTTTCGACAACGCGGTGGTCAACGCCGGAATCCTGAAGAAGATGAGTGCCTTCTGGCAGAAGATCTTCCTCACCATCGGTGTCCTGATCGCCGTGTTCGGCATGCGCCTGGTCTTCCCCGTCGTGATCGTCGCGATCAGTGCCAAGATCGGGCCGATCGAGGCCGTCGACCTGGCGGTCTCCGACAAGGAGATGTACCAGCAGCTCGTCACGGACGCCCATCCGTCCATCGCGGCCTTCGGCGGCATGTTCCTTCTGATGATCTTCCTCGACTTCATCTTCGAGGACCGTGACATCAAGTGGCTGGCCTGGCTGGAGCGTCCCCTCGCCAAGCTCGGCAAGGTCGACATGCTGTCGGCCTGCATCGCGCTCATCGTCCTGGTCATCACCTCGATGACCTTCGCCGCCAACGCCCACCAGCACGGCGGCATGCACGTCGACAAGGGCCAGACCGTCCTGATCTCGGGTGTCCTCGGCCTGATCACCTACATGGTGGTCGGCGGCCTCTCCGGCTACTTCGAGAACAAGTTGGAGGAGGAAGAGGAAGCCGAGCAGGAGGCCGAGGAGGAGGCCAAGAAGACCGGCAAGCCCGTCTCGGCCGCCGTCATGGCCGGCAAGGCCGCCTTCTTCATGTTCCTCTACCTCGAAGTCCTCGACGCCTCCTTCTCCTTCGACGGGGTCATCGGCGCCTTCGCCATCACCAACGACATCGTGCTGATGGCCCTCGGCCTCGGCATCGGTGCCATGTACGTCCGTTCGCTCACGGTCTACCTGGTCCGCCAGGGCACCCTGGACGACTACGTCTACCTGGAGCACGGCGCCCACTACGCCATCGGCGCCCTCGCCGTGATCCTCCTCGTCACCATCCAGTACGAGATCAACGAGGTCATCACGGGCCTCGTCGGCGTGGTGCTGATCGGCTGGTCCTTCTGGTCCTCCGTGCGCCGAAACAAGCGCCTGGAACTGGAGGGTTCCACCGCGGAGGCATGA
- a CDS encoding TerD family protein: MTHAMQKGSNIPVTALAVRAVLRWTGGPEVPDVDASALLVGPDGRVRSDEDFVFYNQPRHPSGAVWRLGKKQIGDAVTDAVQADLRTVPPAVDRILVVASAEDVPFERVHDLRILLYDATASGGSEPLAHFDVRPETGSETALICGELYRRGDGWKFRALGEGYSDGLVGLATDHGISVDENAAEGAAGSPSAGPTSEQTAAMVPPTQAPPAVPPAYGYPQPVSPVPGPGADPSFRLPVQGPQFVRR; encoded by the coding sequence ATGACGCACGCGATGCAGAAGGGCTCCAACATCCCGGTCACCGCCCTGGCGGTGCGGGCCGTGCTGCGCTGGACCGGCGGCCCCGAGGTGCCGGACGTGGACGCCTCCGCGCTGCTCGTGGGCCCGGACGGCCGGGTGCGCTCGGACGAGGACTTCGTCTTCTACAACCAGCCGCGGCACCCCTCGGGAGCCGTGTGGCGCCTGGGCAAGAAGCAGATCGGCGACGCGGTCACCGACGCCGTCCAGGCCGACCTGCGGACGGTGCCCCCGGCGGTGGACCGGATCCTCGTGGTCGCCTCGGCCGAGGACGTCCCCTTCGAGCGGGTCCACGACCTGCGCATCCTGCTCTACGACGCCACCGCGTCCGGCGGATCCGAACCGCTGGCCCACTTCGACGTGCGGCCCGAGACCGGCTCCGAGACGGCGCTGATCTGCGGCGAGCTGTACCGCCGGGGCGACGGGTGGAAGTTCCGGGCCCTCGGCGAGGGCTACTCGGACGGGCTGGTGGGCCTGGCGACCGACCACGGCATCTCCGTCGACGAGAACGCAGCCGAGGGCGCCGCGGGCAGCCCCTCCGCGGGACCCACCTCCGAGCAGACGGCCGCCATGGTGCCGCCCACGCAGGCCCCGCCCGCCGTTCCGCCCGCCTACGGGTACCCCCAGCCCGTGTCACCGGTGCCGGGCCCGGGCGCCGACCCGTCCTTCCGGCTCCCGGTGCAGGGCCCGCAGTTCGTCCGGCGCTAG
- a CDS encoding TerD family protein encodes MGVSLSKGGNVSLTKAAPNLTAVIVGLGWDARTTTGVDFDLDASAILTNDQGKVASDANFVFFNNLKSPDGSVEHTGDNTTGEGEGDDEAIKVNLAGVPADVAKIVFPVSIYEAESRQQSFGQVRNAYIRVVNQADNTELARYDLSEDASTETAMVFGELYRNGAEWKFRAIGQGYASGLRGIAQDFGVNV; translated from the coding sequence GTGGGAGTCAGCCTCAGCAAGGGCGGCAACGTCTCGCTGACCAAGGCCGCGCCTAACCTGACGGCGGTCATCGTCGGTCTGGGCTGGGACGCTCGCACCACCACCGGTGTCGACTTCGACCTCGACGCCAGCGCGATCCTGACCAACGACCAGGGCAAGGTCGCCAGCGACGCGAACTTCGTCTTCTTCAACAACCTGAAGAGCCCCGACGGTTCCGTCGAGCACACCGGTGACAACACCACCGGCGAGGGCGAGGGCGACGACGAGGCCATCAAGGTCAACCTCGCGGGCGTCCCGGCCGACGTCGCCAAGATCGTCTTCCCGGTCTCGATCTACGAGGCCGAGAGCCGCCAGCAGAGCTTCGGCCAGGTCCGCAACGCGTACATCCGCGTGGTGAACCAGGCCGACAACACCGAGCTCGCCCGCTACGACCTCTCCGAGGACGCCTCGACCGAGACCGCCATGGTCTTCGGCGAGCTCTACCGCAACGGTGCGGAGTGGAAGTTCCGCGCCATCGGCCAGGGGTACGCCTCGGGCCTGCGCGGCATCGCGCAGGACTTCGGCGTCAACGTCTGA
- a CDS encoding HAD family hydrolase, translating into MTVLIASDLDRTLIYSAAALGLTMPDPVAPRLLCVEVHESRPLSYMTETAAGLLTELTADPSVVFVPTTTRTRKQYQRIRFPGLPIRYAICANGGQILVDGVPDRDWRRQVAARLAEECAPLEEVHAHLLATADPAWLRKARVAEDLFAYLVVERALVPAEWLKALVEWSGARGWTVSLQGRKIYAVPRPLTKSAAMREIARRTGAATTLAAGDSLLDADLLLAADLGWRPGHGELADAAWEAPSVTALHTAGVLAGEEIVRSFTREAARLGRLDA; encoded by the coding sequence GTGACCGTCCTGATCGCCAGCGACCTCGACCGCACGCTCATCTACTCGGCGGCCGCCCTCGGCCTGACCATGCCCGACCCGGTGGCCCCCCGCCTGCTGTGCGTCGAGGTCCACGAGAGCCGACCGCTGTCCTACATGACGGAGACGGCGGCCGGACTCCTGACGGAACTGACCGCCGACCCCTCGGTGGTCTTCGTCCCGACGACCACGCGGACCCGCAAGCAGTACCAGCGCATCCGCTTCCCCGGCCTCCCGATCCGCTACGCCATCTGCGCCAACGGCGGCCAGATCCTCGTCGACGGGGTCCCCGACCGCGACTGGCGGCGGCAGGTCGCCGCCCGCCTCGCCGAGGAGTGCGCCCCGCTCGAAGAGGTCCACGCCCACCTGCTGGCGACGGCCGACCCGGCCTGGCTGCGCAAGGCGCGCGTGGCCGAGGACCTCTTCGCGTACCTCGTCGTCGAACGCGCCCTGGTCCCCGCCGAGTGGCTCAAGGCCCTGGTGGAGTGGTCGGGCGCACGCGGCTGGACCGTCTCGCTCCAGGGCCGCAAGATCTACGCCGTACCGCGCCCGCTCACCAAGAGCGCCGCCATGCGCGAGATCGCCCGCCGCACCGGGGCCGCCACCACCCTCGCCGCCGGCGACTCCCTCCTCGACGCCGACCTGCTGCTCGCCGCCGACCTGGGGTGGCGGCCCGGCCACGGAGAACTCGCCGACGCCGCCTGGGAGGCCCCGTCCGTGACGGCCCTGCACACCGCCGGAGTGCTCGCGGGCGAGGAAATCGTCCGGTCGTTCACCCGCGAGGCCGCCCGGCTGGGCAGACTGGACGCATGA
- a CDS encoding TerD family protein yields MGFFDGILGSRAQQFQSGSASSNAIELTRRQPTVSLTKQGAVHGNLRVNLSWRMRTSDFGGRSGQSGQLFRHPFKLFKPDMVQAHTQGMVNVDLDMGCLYELTDGTRGAVQPLGNLLGDINDPPFVKLSGDDRFGSASGETLYVNLDHADEIKRLLVFVYIYDQTPAFDRTHAMVTLYPVTGPRIEIPLDERHPQARSCAVVSMEKVKGELVVRREVKFVYGFQAELDRLYGWGLQWGRGYKSTKA; encoded by the coding sequence ATGGGCTTCTTCGACGGCATCCTGGGCAGCCGTGCCCAGCAGTTCCAGTCGGGCAGCGCCTCGTCGAACGCGATCGAGCTGACCAGGCGGCAACCGACGGTGTCGCTCACCAAACAGGGGGCGGTCCACGGCAATCTGCGCGTCAACCTGTCCTGGCGCATGCGCACCTCGGACTTCGGGGGCCGCTCCGGCCAGAGCGGGCAGCTCTTCCGCCACCCGTTCAAGCTGTTCAAACCGGACATGGTGCAGGCGCACACCCAGGGCATGGTCAACGTCGACCTCGACATGGGCTGCCTGTACGAGCTCACGGACGGCACCCGGGGCGCCGTACAGCCGCTGGGCAACCTGCTCGGCGACATCAACGACCCGCCGTTCGTCAAGCTCAGCGGCGACGACCGGTTCGGTTCGGCGTCGGGGGAGACCCTCTACGTCAACCTCGACCACGCCGACGAGATCAAGCGGCTGCTGGTCTTCGTCTACATCTACGACCAGACCCCGGCCTTCGACCGGACGCACGCCATGGTGACCCTCTACCCGGTCACCGGGCCGCGGATCGAGATACCGCTGGACGAGCGGCACCCGCAGGCCCGCTCCTGCGCGGTCGTCTCCATGGAGAAGGTCAAGGGCGAGCTCGTGGTGCGGCGCGAGGTGAAGTTCGTGTACGGGTTCCAGGCCGAGCTGGACCGGCTCTACGGCTGGGGGCTCCAGTGGGGCCGGGGCTACAAGAGCACCAAGGCCTGA
- a CDS encoding O-methyltransferase — protein sequence MTKGNSTKITDELYQYVLAHNPPLDAVQRGLVATTYEKFPDVAGMQSAEEQGPLLAFLVRLTGARHIVEVGTFTGFSSLSMAQALPPDGRLIACDVSEEWTAYGREAWEAAGVADRVELRIGPALDTLRAMPTDEHVDLAYVDADKEGQIAYWEELVPRLRPGGLIVTDNTLYHGAVLDEAATGSAAGVRAFNDHVAADPRMDSVLLAISDGLTLSRKR from the coding sequence ATGACCAAGGGCAACAGCACCAAGATCACCGATGAGCTCTACCAGTACGTGCTCGCCCACAACCCCCCGCTGGACGCGGTCCAGCGGGGGCTCGTGGCGACGACGTACGAGAAGTTCCCGGACGTGGCCGGCATGCAGTCGGCCGAGGAACAGGGCCCTCTGCTGGCCTTCCTCGTCCGGCTGACCGGCGCCCGCCACATCGTGGAGGTCGGCACCTTCACCGGCTTCTCCTCGCTCTCCATGGCCCAGGCCCTGCCCCCGGACGGCCGCCTCATCGCCTGCGACGTCTCGGAGGAGTGGACGGCGTACGGCCGCGAGGCCTGGGAGGCCGCGGGCGTCGCCGACCGCGTCGAACTGCGCATCGGACCGGCCCTGGACACCCTGCGCGCCATGCCGACCGACGAGCACGTCGACCTCGCGTACGTGGACGCGGACAAGGAGGGCCAGATCGCCTACTGGGAAGAGCTCGTACCGCGCCTGCGCCCGGGCGGTCTGATCGTCACGGACAACACGCTCTACCACGGCGCCGTCCTGGACGAAGCGGCCACCGGCTCGGCGGCGGGCGTCCGCGCCTTCAACGACCACGTCGCGGCGGACCCGCGCATGGATTCGGTCCTGCTGGCGATCTCGGACGGCCTGACCCTCTCGCGCAAGCGCTAG
- a CDS encoding phosphoribosyltransferase, which yields MPEPNQRKGETIEAVWSGTWVARRLGITLDDEGPDTGRPRLEELLGLALRRNPKRAHLLVSQVLGKHVPQSPATVYAAGHGLGERVRALLGDEDAARAVVLGYAETATGLGHSVADGLGPAPYLHSTRRPVPGVRPAGGFEEAHSHATSHLLLPEDPALLAGSGPLVLVDDEFSTGNTVLNTIRDLHARHPRRHYVVVALVDMRSPADRDRLTGFAAELGARVDLVALASGTATLPEGVLAKGRALVEEYDTATATPPATPTATPPAAQDAGVPGAPSGTWEQVALDWPAGLPDGGRHGFTAAHRARLEAALPALARRLTAALGTAPGRVLVLGNEELMYAPLRLAMALEETGAAREVRFSTTTRSPVLAVDDPGYAIRTRLVFPAHDDPVDGPGDRYAYNVAGAGFDAVVAVVDSAGDTPALRTGLLAALAPHTGRVLLAVVPSYAPDRREPTMPEPLRGPAFSSYAPEDVGWLLQDLSDVELEAPTEEREEAIQAGGAHYAESLPVEYQPTPQYQELYRSALTASAARVARAVGTVTETVLAERSPSPVLVSLARAGTPVGVLMRRWARLRHGLDLPHYAVSIVRGRGIDANALRWLAAHHDPADVVFVDGWTGKGAISRELRDALAAFDGFNPEIVVLADPGSCVETYGTREDFLIPSACLNSTVSGLVSRTVLRSDLVGPADFHGAKFYRELAGADVSVDFVDTVAARFDEVADAVDAEVKELLAADRTPTWEGWAAVERISEEYGIHDVNLVKPGVGETTRVLLRRVPWKILARRGAGADLEHVRLLAEQRAVPVEEVDGLPYTCVGLIHPRFTRGATGADGKAVASK from the coding sequence GTGCCCGAGCCGAACCAGAGAAAAGGCGAGACGATCGAAGCTGTGTGGTCGGGAACGTGGGTCGCGCGGCGGCTCGGCATCACCCTGGACGACGAGGGGCCGGACACCGGGCGGCCGCGACTGGAGGAACTGCTGGGCCTGGCCCTGCGGCGCAATCCCAAGCGGGCGCACCTGCTGGTCTCGCAGGTGCTCGGCAAGCACGTCCCGCAGTCCCCGGCGACCGTCTACGCCGCCGGACACGGGCTCGGCGAGCGGGTCCGCGCCCTCCTCGGCGACGAGGACGCCGCCCGCGCGGTGGTCCTCGGCTACGCCGAGACCGCCACCGGACTCGGCCACAGCGTCGCCGACGGCCTGGGCCCCGCCCCCTACCTGCACTCCACCCGCCGGCCCGTGCCCGGAGTGCGGCCCGCGGGCGGCTTCGAAGAGGCCCACTCGCACGCCACCTCGCACCTGCTGCTCCCCGAAGACCCCGCGCTGCTGGCCGGCAGCGGCCCGCTGGTCCTGGTCGACGACGAGTTCTCCACCGGCAACACGGTCCTGAACACCATCCGCGACCTGCACGCCCGCCACCCCCGCCGGCACTACGTGGTCGTCGCCCTCGTCGACATGCGCTCCCCGGCCGACCGCGACCGCCTCACCGGCTTCGCCGCCGAGCTCGGGGCCCGCGTCGACCTCGTCGCCCTGGCCTCCGGCACCGCGACCCTCCCCGAAGGGGTCCTGGCCAAGGGCCGCGCCCTGGTCGAGGAGTACGACACCGCGACCGCGACGCCGCCCGCGACCCCGACCGCGACGCCGCCCGCGGCACAGGACGCGGGCGTTCCCGGCGCCCCCTCCGGGACCTGGGAGCAGGTCGCCCTGGACTGGCCCGCCGGGCTCCCGGACGGCGGCCGGCACGGCTTCACCGCCGCCCACCGCGCCCGTCTCGAAGCCGCCCTGCCCGCCCTCGCCCGCCGGCTCACGGCCGCCCTCGGCACGGCACCCGGGCGCGTCCTCGTCCTCGGCAACGAAGAGCTGATGTACGCCCCGCTGCGCCTCGCCATGGCCCTGGAGGAGACCGGGGCCGCCCGCGAGGTCCGCTTCTCGACCACCACCCGCTCACCTGTCCTCGCCGTGGACGACCCCGGCTACGCCATCCGCACCCGGCTCGTCTTCCCCGCCCACGACGACCCCGTCGACGGCCCCGGCGACCGCTACGCCTACAACGTCGCCGGCGCCGGCTTCGACGCCGTCGTCGCCGTCGTCGACTCCGCCGGGGACACCCCCGCCCTGCGCACCGGGCTCCTGGCGGCCCTCGCCCCGCACACCGGCCGGGTCCTGCTGGCCGTCGTACCGTCCTACGCACCCGACCGGCGGGAGCCGACCATGCCCGAGCCCCTGCGCGGCCCCGCCTTCTCCTCGTACGCCCCCGAGGACGTCGGCTGGCTGCTCCAAGACCTCTCCGACGTCGAGCTGGAGGCCCCGACCGAGGAGCGCGAGGAGGCCATCCAGGCGGGCGGCGCCCACTACGCCGAGTCCCTGCCCGTCGAGTACCAGCCGACCCCGCAGTACCAGGAGCTCTACCGGAGCGCCCTGACCGCCTCCGCCGCCCGCGTGGCCCGGGCCGTCGGCACCGTCACCGAGACCGTCCTCGCCGAACGCTCCCCCTCCCCGGTCCTGGTCTCCCTGGCCCGCGCCGGCACCCCCGTCGGCGTGCTCATGCGCCGCTGGGCCCGGCTGCGGCACGGCCTGGACCTCCCGCACTACGCCGTCTCCATCGTCCGCGGCCGCGGCATCGACGCCAACGCGCTGCGCTGGCTGGCCGCCCACCACGACCCCGCCGACGTCGTCTTCGTCGACGGCTGGACCGGCAAGGGCGCCATCAGCCGCGAGCTGCGCGACGCCCTCGCCGCGTTCGACGGGTTCAACCCCGAGATCGTCGTCCTCGCCGACCCCGGCTCCTGCGTCGAGACGTACGGCACCCGCGAGGACTTCCTGATCCCCTCCGCCTGTCTCAATTCCACCGTCTCCGGGCTCGTCTCGCGTACGGTGCTCAGGTCCGACCTGGTCGGCCCCGCCGACTTCCACGGCGCGAAGTTCTACCGCGAGCTCGCCGGAGCCGACGTCTCCGTCGACTTCGTCGACACCGTCGCCGCCCGTTTCGACGAGGTGGCCGACGCCGTCGACGCCGAGGTCAAGGAACTCCTCGCGGCCGACCGGACCCCGACCTGGGAAGGCTGGGCGGCGGTCGAGCGGATCAGCGAGGAGTACGGCATCCACGACGTGAACCTGGTCAAGCCCGGCGTCGGCGAGACCACCCGCGTGCTCTTGCGCCGCGTGCCGTGGAAGATCCTCGCCCGGCGCGGCGCCGGAGCCGACCTGGAACACGTCCGGCTCCTCGCCGAACAGCGCGCGGTACCCGTCGAAGAGGTCGACGGGCTGCCCTACACCTGCGTCGGACTCATCCACCCCCGATTCACGCGCGGCGCCACCGGCGCCGACGGGAAGGCTGTGGCCTCGAAGTGA